In the Streptomyces sp. NBC_01276 genome, CGACACCGGGGCGCGGCTGGTGCTGACCGACTCCGCGCACGCCCCCGACGTGTCGCTGTGGCTCGCCATGGCGGGCCGGGGCGAGACGGTGTGCCTGGCCACCGACGTGGAGGAGGGGCTGGACGCCGATGCCTGGCAGCCGCCGCCCACCGGTCCGGACGACCTGGCGTTCCTCCAGTACACCTCGGGTTCGACGTCCCGGCCGCGCGGGGTGATGGTCAGTCACCGCAACCTCCTCGCCAACATGGAGGCGATGCGGGGGCTCCTGCGCTCCACGGCCGACGACGTGTTCGGCAGCTGGCTGCCGCACTACCACGACATGGGGCTCATCTGCCATCTGCTGCACCCGCTGTGGCTGGGCACCTCGTCGGTGCAGATGTCGCCGACCGCGTTCGTCAAGCGGCCGGTGCGCTGGCTGCGTTCGATCGGCGAGTACGGGGTGACCGTCGGCGGCGGCCCGAACTTCTGCTACGACCTGTGCCTGCGCCGGATCACCGACGAGCAGCTCGCGGACCTCGACCTGAGCAGCTGGCGGCTGGCGATCAACGGCGCCGAACCGGTGCGCCACCAGACCCTGGAGGCCTTCGCCGAACGCTTCGCCGCGGCCGGTTTCCGCCGCGGGAGCCTCTACCCGGCGTACGGGCTCGCCGAGGCCACGCTCGTGGTGTCGGGCGGCACGCCCGGCAGCGGGCCGCGCACGCTGACCGTCGACGCGGCCGGCCTCGAATACGACGAGCTGCGTCCGCCGCGCCCGGGACGGCCGGTGCGGACCCTGGTCGGCAGCGGCTCCGTGCGCGGCTTCGCGGTGCGGATCGTGGAGCCGGTGATCGGCGAGGAGGTGCCCGAGGGACGGGTCGGGGAGATCTGGGTGCGCGGCGACAGCGTCGCCCAGGGCTACTGGCGCCGTCCCACCGACACCGCCCGTACCTTCCACGCCATGGTGGACGACGGGGAGAGCGGCTTCCTGCGCACCGGCGACCTCGGGGTGGTCGACGGGGACGAGCTGTACGTCACGGGCCGCCTCAAGGAGATGATCATCCTCAACGGCCGCAACATCTACCCGCAGGACGTCGAGTGGGCGGTGCGCGAGGGGGAGCCCGCCCTCGGGGCGGGACAGGGGGCCGTGTTCACCGTGGACGCGGACCGCGAGCAGCTCGTCGTCGTGCACGAGGTGCGTCCGGAGAACGCGGACTGGGAGACGCTGCGCGCCCTCGCCCGCCGCATCCAGGTCCTCATCGGCCAGGACTTCGACGTGCCCGCGGCCAATGTGCTCCTGGTGCGGCCCGGCACCCTGCGCCGCACCACCAGCGGCAAGATCCAGCGGACCCTGATCCGCAAGCTGTTCCTGGAGGGCGAGGTCAGCGGCGTCTACGAGGTCCTCGACCCGGCCGTGCGCGCCCTGGTCCGGCCGCGCGACACGCTCCTGGGCAACGACCTGCTGCGGCCGGCCGGCCGGGCCGGCACCCGGTCCGCCATGCAGGAGACGGCGTGGTGAGCGCGCTCGCCGTCGCCGCCGGACCGGCCCCCCGGGCGCCGGTGCGGCGGCCCGCGCCGTCCCCGGAGTCGACGAGCGGCCGGGTCCGGGCCGCCGCGCTGGAGGCCCTGCTCGGCGACCCCGGCGCGCCCGGCAACCCGGCCGGGCACCGCGCCCTGCTGGCCTCCGACCAGGCGGCCGCGCTGTCCCCGGAGGCGGAGGGGCTGCTCGACGACTTCGGCATGCACCGCGAGTTCGTCCCCCGCGAGCTCGGTGGCCGCTTCGACTCGCCCGAGGGCCTGCTGCGGGTGATGCGGCCGGTGTTCCGGCGGGACGTGTCCCTCGGCATGGGCTACGGGATGACCACCTTCATGGCCGCCTCCGACGTGTGGATGCGCGGCAGCCGGGAGCAGCGGTCGTGGCTGGGCGGTCTGCTGCTGGGCGGGTCGAAGGCGGCCATCGCCCAGCACGAGACCGCACACACCAACGACTTCGTGCGCAACCAGATCGCCGCGGAGCCCGTGCCCGGCGGCGGGCTGTCGGTCACCGGGGCCAAGCCGGTGGTCAACAACCTGCACCGGGCGGACGCCCTGGTGCTGTTCTGCCGCACCGGCGGGCACTTCCCCGGGGGGACGCAGAGCGCCCTGCTGCTGGACCCGCGCACCCTGCCCGCCGACCGGTACCGCACCGAGCGGCGGCCCGCGGCGGTGGGCCTGCGGTCCTGCTTCTTCTCGGGCGTGCGCTTCGACGACTGCCCGGTGCCCGCCGACGCGCTGCTCGGCGCGCCCGGCAGCGGGGTCACGACCTCGCTCCAGTCGTTCCAGATGAGCCGCACCCTGATGGCCTCGCTGTCGGTGGCCGCCGTGGACACGAGCCTGCGTACGGCCGTGCTGGTGGACCGCCGGCGGGGGCCGGGCGCGGCCGGCACGGCGCCGGTGGACCCGCAGCACACCGCGAACACCCTGACCGGGGCGTTCGTGAACCTGCTGCTCTACGACTGCCTGGCGGTCGTCGCCACCCGGGCGCTGCACCTGCTGCCGGCGGAGACCAGCGTGTACTCGGCGGCCGTGAAGCTGCTGCTGCCGCGGGTGCTGATCGAGACGATGTACGACCTGTCCACCGTCCTGGGGTCCCAGCTGTACACGCGGGACGGCACGGTCGGCGTCCTGCAGAAGCACATCCGGGACGTGCCGGTGATCAGCCTCGGCCACGCGGGGACGGTCGCCTGCCAGGCGACGATCATCCCGCAGCTGAAGCACCTGGCGAGCCGTTCCTGGTTCACCGAGGAGGAGGCCCCCGCCGCGCTGTTCCAGCCCGACGCGCCCCTGCCGGCGTTCCGTTACGACGCGCTCGCGCTGGCCGGCGGTCGCGACAGCCTCAGTGCCTCGCTGCTGGCCGCCGCCGCGGAACTGCCGGGGCGCGATCCGGTGGAGCGGGCCCTGCGCACGATGACGGAGCACCTCGTCGAGGAGCTGCGGGACCTGCGCCGGCGGGTGCTGGCGCTGCCGCCGCTGGACGGCCGCACCCCGGTCGGGCCGGCCTGGTTCGCGCTGACCGACCGCTACGTGCTGGTCCTGGCCGCCGCGGCCGTGCTCGGCGTGCGCCGCCACAACCGCGACGGGCTCGACCCGTTCCTGGCCGATCCGGCCTGGGCCGCCGCGGCCCTGCACCGCATCACGCGCAGGCTCGGCACCGAGCCCGTGGAGCTGCCCCCCGA is a window encoding:
- a CDS encoding acyl-CoA dehydrogenase; its protein translation is MSALAVAAGPAPRAPVRRPAPSPESTSGRVRAAALEALLGDPGAPGNPAGHRALLASDQAAALSPEAEGLLDDFGMHREFVPRELGGRFDSPEGLLRVMRPVFRRDVSLGMGYGMTTFMAASDVWMRGSREQRSWLGGLLLGGSKAAIAQHETAHTNDFVRNQIAAEPVPGGGLSVTGAKPVVNNLHRADALVLFCRTGGHFPGGTQSALLLDPRTLPADRYRTERRPAAVGLRSCFFSGVRFDDCPVPADALLGAPGSGVTTSLQSFQMSRTLMASLSVAAVDTSLRTAVLVDRRRGPGAAGTAPVDPQHTANTLTGAFVNLLLYDCLAVVATRALHLLPAETSVYSAAVKLLLPRVLIETMYDLSTVLGSQLYTRDGTVGVLQKHIRDVPVISLGHAGTVACQATIIPQLKHLASRSWFTEEEAPAALFQPDAPLPAFRYDALALAGGRDSLSASLLAAAAELPGRDPVERALRTMTEHLVEELRDLRRRVLALPPLDGRTPVGPAWFALTDRYVLVLAAAAVLGVRRHNRDGLDPFLADPAWAAAALHRITRRLGTEPVELPPECMARVHQEVLARFGDRRSYDLHNTPLPG
- a CDS encoding fatty acyl-AMP ligase translates to MTGFATFTEVLRGRAAELGERDAHVFLGDAPGAAAEHLTYGQLDRAARAIAVRLREHGALGQPVLLLYPPGPGFLKAFAACLYAGAVAVPAPLPGDRGERLQRVSGIIRDTGARLVLTDSAHAPDVSLWLAMAGRGETVCLATDVEEGLDADAWQPPPTGPDDLAFLQYTSGSTSRPRGVMVSHRNLLANMEAMRGLLRSTADDVFGSWLPHYHDMGLICHLLHPLWLGTSSVQMSPTAFVKRPVRWLRSIGEYGVTVGGGPNFCYDLCLRRITDEQLADLDLSSWRLAINGAEPVRHQTLEAFAERFAAAGFRRGSLYPAYGLAEATLVVSGGTPGSGPRTLTVDAAGLEYDELRPPRPGRPVRTLVGSGSVRGFAVRIVEPVIGEEVPEGRVGEIWVRGDSVAQGYWRRPTDTARTFHAMVDDGESGFLRTGDLGVVDGDELYVTGRLKEMIILNGRNIYPQDVEWAVREGEPALGAGQGAVFTVDADREQLVVVHEVRPENADWETLRALARRIQVLIGQDFDVPAANVLLVRPGTLRRTTSGKIQRTLIRKLFLEGEVSGVYEVLDPAVRALVRPRDTLLGNDLLRPAGRAGTRSAMQETAW